One segment of Pyrococcus sp. ST04 DNA contains the following:
- a CDS encoding KH domain-containing protein — protein MGEEFEELMKKYEKVTKDGEIVREEEDDEWEEFFRQEEYVKIPKERIAVLIGKKGQTKKEIERRTKTKIEVDSETGEVWITSTRETTDPLAVWKARDIVLAIGRGFSPERAFRLLNEGEYLEIVNLTDIIIGDEKKALPRVRGRIIGRKGRTRQIIEEMSGASVSVYGKTVAIIGNPIQIEIAKTAIEKLARGSPHGTVYRYLERRKKDLELEGSMYYENL, from the coding sequence ATGGGAGAGGAGTTTGAAGAACTTATGAAAAAGTATGAAAAAGTAACGAAGGATGGTGAGATTGTTAGAGAGGAAGAGGATGATGAGTGGGAAGAATTCTTTAGGCAGGAAGAGTACGTTAAAATACCAAAAGAGAGAATAGCTGTGCTTATTGGGAAGAAAGGGCAAACAAAGAAAGAAATAGAAAGGAGAACCAAGACAAAGATAGAAGTTGACAGTGAGACGGGTGAAGTCTGGATAACTTCTACAAGAGAGACCACTGATCCTTTAGCTGTTTGGAAGGCAAGGGATATAGTTCTTGCAATAGGTAGAGGATTCTCTCCCGAGAGAGCATTTAGGCTTCTAAATGAGGGTGAATACTTGGAGATTGTCAACTTAACGGACATAATTATTGGAGATGAGAAAAAGGCTCTCCCAAGAGTTAGAGGAAGAATAATTGGTAGAAAGGGAAGAACGAGGCAGATTATAGAGGAGATGAGTGGAGCTAGTGTAAGTGTCTACGGAAAAACTGTGGCAATAATAGGGAATCCTATTCAGATAGAGATAGCAAAGACAGCTATAGAGAAGTTGGCAAGAGGCTCCCCCCATGGGACAGTTTATAGGTATTTGGAGCGGAGGAAAAAGGATCTCGAGCTTGAGGGCTCGATGTATTATGAAAACTTGTGA